In Lactuca sativa cultivar Salinas chromosome 5, Lsat_Salinas_v11, whole genome shotgun sequence, the DNA window gcagcttctcttccaatgtcctatattgtggcagtggtggcactctgcctcctttgggttaggacagggtttagcaggatcaactttggtctcactagaagaggcaccatctcggggattaaccttgcgatggttcttagatgaagccttcctcttctttccctttcattGTCTAATAGCCAACACAGGAGCaatgggtggattgggagttggtgcaacagacttgtccttgaagttgctttcagcgaccctcaagagaccgtggagcttgcttagggtgacctcttctttgttcatgtggtaggtcatcctaaattgattgtaacttggaggcaaagagtgaagcaccatgttgatcgccaagtcttccccaaagtcaacattcaacttgcgaagacggtcgacatacctttgcatcttttgcaggtgcacggtaagagactctccatgacccatcttagtggaaatcatgttagtgaaaatctcataacgctcttgtctcgcgttttggtggtatctctccatcaagtctttgTGCATcttgtacgggtacatgtcctcataggacttttggaattcggagttcatagtggctatcatgatgcaatgtaccttcgttgcatcatgctcgtgagtttcaaaagcggtcatttcagccggagtagcgatttcagggttgatcttctcgagcttctcatcgaggacatactccttgtcctcatagcgagcaatcgtgcgaatgtatcttatccattcgctaaagttcgtcccatcgaaagtgaccttttgacaaagtctcatcaatgtgaatgaactagcagcagcgttgtttgtgttcgacatctacaaatagaaaggacaaagatagattagaatatgaatccctaattatcacccaataagaaaaattagggttaggatccaacaacaatatttacatattagaaaagggatgccgtaatctaacatgcaaacaatttgaaggtaagtgaatgacgattcactaattctccaccacaaaacataactttaagttcttaaatgtattgagaattcctaggtttggatgagattcattaaaactcttcaatggcatgtttaaatctcgatattcccctcttgtttgtgactgggataccgaggatcacaaagcgggtgtgaattaccatgcaagttcacatggtgccttcattgtaacgatcacctattcgatgtgccggtaaaccacacacgctccatcgaactatgataaataatgaatcaccctttgccacctttgcttagaaccaattagtgtgccggtaaaccacacacgctccactaacttcttagcaagggtgcaaagtgtaatttcatgggattgcatcaattcacttttcctaaagtaactaagattgggaaaaaaaattaaaaacatgtaattactttgtatttcatattatacttttaattaagagatgaggttgccctatcctactcgttcggctaacgaccctccaccgatcaagcaagcggtaggtgtgagtgtacacccattaagcgccattttataggcagcaaccttatacccaccttatagactggcttcgtgaatgaggcctactaacggtaagactagcattttaattatatatatatatatatatatatatatatatatatatatatatatatattaatcttgtaatattatattagtatagggttggattttaaacttgtaaaattctagggttttaaatttaaattgtctaaattaaacttttaaccacaaaacataaatttcaaaacttgagggcaagttttaaactattcaaaacatagaggatcaaataacaaataatctaaattaacagttaatcacataattatccatatttgatttatttatgatttcttgctaaataatttaccaatttaatcaaaataattaattaattatcacataaggaaattaaatattttattaattgataaatatctttaattagatcaagattacagtcatatatatcaaaaaatcggattaggattgatctaatatgataaaggcaagtttccataagataaatacaaaaaatcccgatttttgctcttcctgacgctcggactcgccgagtgcccaactggactcgccgagtcaggccaactcgccgagtccatggctcagaatcacaaaattcgaattttgtaagcaagaaacaaacaatcatgcatcaatttaatagaaaccaacctggctctgataccacgatgggttttggccatatgaacattcctatgtgcacatacaaaccctaatgcttggatctaggtttctctaattaaacatgcattggatccaagacttctaacggctaatagagtataagaacaatacaaaatcagagttagaagcttaccttaaaacacttgtttgatcttcttgttcttggagctttagagtcacaaatgtcactcctctaatggtttacaaacaccaactagcaagaggatgatttgagagagaggagagggaagaaatcggccagggtttctttgcttaagcataggtgtcgatttcccttgccccaagggtctatttatacttgtaaggctcctagggtttaacccttaaaccctaattggataacttttactcaaagcaatccaaatcctttccaagataagcccttggacgatttgtggcttatcccaagccctagaaatcgtccaaccctatccatgaaggatttacagcccaaagagtaactatcaaacaattgacagtttataccctcttatttaattaatctctttaagtcaccaaattaattctaactaattttatgacttatatcaatcaaataacaatattattattccatatattattctcataatatattaataatatttattctctcataataaatcatcctgtcaagttgctatggtgaaggcaacccaaaaggaccatgcacaatcgggtcaaatacttgcccaatatagttgtagccttagacactattccaacacatatAACCAGGATACGGATCTAACTGGTCACTAagatagcaaccatcctataaccaggatactgatctaaccgatcactaacatgACAACCATCCTACAGCCAGGATATTGGTCTAACCGATCAttaacataacaaccatcctataaccaagatacaaatcataaagcatatcatgcaataaacctggatacaaatccgaaaagggccgacattggtgccttagaccccgttgatatagtgagaagaactcacctcacaagtagctcgaaGTGATAAGGTCAAACTCCACCAACTGCAGCTCTAAGTTcaacacctacatccaccaatggttcacttccataaattcctaaattaccaaaatacccccagaagtcaaactggtaaacccttggtcaaaatcaacgtCAACGGTCAAAGTCTACGGTCCAAgtcgacccgactcgtcgagtgcacctagcaactcgtcaagttccttaagaactcagaaatcaccaaaaccctaattgactcgccgagtccttgcaTGTCCAGATGTCGGGGAAAatcctaactgactcgtcgagtcctcttactgactcgccgGGTTCATGCAGAATCAAATACAAGCAATCTttatccgactcaccgagtcggctatgcgactcgttgagttcatgaaGTTCATTTCTTATCCAGACATTTTTAAGCCACCCTAAAGCTCCATATTGTAGATCTGACTTCCTAAGGGACATattccatgtaaagttgcaaactttacgtgcatgcaaggtcttaaagGCTTAGAATCACTAAAACCAACCCTAGAATGAGGTTTAGGGCATGGTGAGGGGTTTATATGAGATAGAGTTGATAACTTTATGAGTTTGAGACCtggaggagtccagatctgaagttgcaacttcagatcatggCTAATACCCGAAATAACTCCCAAATATACTAAAGATGTCCCTAAACCTAAGCATGATGAGATCTAGCTAAAGATAagccaaggtaacaacttgttaccttcaaaatgatgccaagatgaagtagagtcagatccacaagctccttTTTTCTCCAAGCTTCTTATACTTCACACCTTCTtcacaaaatgcaccaaaatcactccttaagcctcacaaacactcaagaacaaggttaataacgattagggtttcttctggcCGTCAAGAGGTGATAAGGGACCGAAGGTAAGGAcataaggtcccttaaatagggtacaaaccctaaaaattagggtttcatctcccagctcctactcgtcgagtctaggttctccgactcgtcaagtaggtccaATAATCCATGCGGGGTAACTAGCCTCTACACGATGAGTTGGgacaaccaactcatcgagtaggtccatAAACATGTACATAATTCTTTAAAActcatacctgggagtcggggtgttacagttctcccccacttgaactagacttcgtcctcaaagtctgctgcgtCGAACaaatctgggtagtgctcccgcgTCTCTGCCTCcgactcccatgtccactcggatcccctcctgTGCTCCCACTATACTTTTACCAAAGGTAcgtccttgttccgtagaacctttacCTTCCTCTCAAGAACGAATAttggcctctccacgtaattcaagCGCTCGCCGACCTGAATATCGACTAATGATACCACTTCCCCCTCATCTGCTATGCACTTCCGCAACTGTGACACATGTAAAGTGTTGTTGACCTGACTAAGCTCTTCAGGGAGATCTAGTcaataagccaccttgccaaacctggaaatgatcttgaatggcccaatgtatcgaggacccaacttcctcctcttcctgaagcgaatcacacccttccagggggagaccttcaagagtaccatgtcacccacctagaACTCCAGCTTAGTTTGGCGTTTgttagcataactcttctgccaactctgagcagtctgcagtcgctgtctaatctgttgaatcttctcggtagtctgaAAAACTACCTATGTTCATCCCATCACCCTACGATCGAtctcaccccaacaaactggggtgcgGCATCTCCatccatacaacaactcatatgGTGGGGCACCAATAttggaatgaaagttgttgtatgagaactctacaaggggtaggtaggagtcccatctCCCACTGAAGTTGAtaacgcaagctctcagcatatcctcgagagtaTGTATGGTCTGCTCACTATGGCCGTTTGTCTGCGGATGATAGGTTGTACTGAAGTGCAAccgtgtgcccagttcctcgtggaacttcttccataaatgggaggtgaaccgaacatcgcgGTCTGAGACAATATAGATCGGCACCTtatggcgagcaacgatctcacGGATATACAAGTCgtccagcttctcggccgatgaactctcccgtatcgctaaaaagtgggcgctcttggtcaatagatccacaatgacccaaatagtGTCGAAGCCCTTCGCCTTCCTCGGCAGCTTGGTactaaaatccatcgtgatatgttcccacttccacatgggaacctctagaggctgcagcttaccatgtggctctggtgctcgaccttgaccatcttgcaggttaggcacctctccacataccaagcgatttctcgcttcatgcacggccacTAGTAACTCCATCACAAATCCTGATACACCTTGgtggcccctgggtggatagagaagcgagacttatgagcctcctccaaatcAAATGGGTGGATCATAAGCTTATGGTATGGATTAAGGTTACACATGACCCTTGAtattctacacacacacacacacacacacatatatatatatatatatatatatatatatatatatatatatatatataagcctaAAATTTGTTACACGTACATACACCTTGCATTCCAAGAAGTAGAATTCGATTTTAGAGTCTCCATAACTTCTCCATATTCATCCTAAtttttcttggtgttttgtgattccattcgaggcatcacacttggggtgctaagctttCTTGAGGCCAAGTCATTCAAGCTACTACACAAGGTaatattctaactagttttttatgattcaaataccccctgtatgctagtttaggcttcatgaTTTGGAAAgtgtttattgcatgtataattagagaaaacttagatccaaagcattagggttgtatgtgcaccataggaatgttaaagtacataaaacccaaaagtatgtcatcaacatacaattctagaaaagttactatactcccactagcattgacatacatacatgactcatcctcacttctataAAAAAACAAATTCTTAGACTTTTTCgcggaagcaaagattccagctgcgagatgcttgattcaatccatagatggatttctcaagcttacacattctatttgaaaattttgcatcaacaaaaccctctggcttactcatataaacatcttcaaccaacttcccattaaggaaagcggttttgacatccatctaccaaatttcataatcatgtcAGCTATGGTGAGCATTAtgctaatagacttaatcttagccactagtgagaaagtctcatcatagtcaaccttcatgggtttgagtaaagcccttcgcaaccagtcgtgccttgaatgtttgtacatttccatccatgtcggtcttcttcattTGCAATCAACTGTCTTTCGACCAGGTTCTAGATCAACCAAAtttcaaacttggttgtcatacatggacttgatctcattTTCAATTGCGTCTTTTTATTTGGCTACCTcatggcctaccattgcttctttGTACTTAACTGACTCATCCAAAATTACCAGTGTttgatcactgataaacgtatcaccatccgacgttatatgaaaaccatagaacgttggtggcatgctaactctactggaacgaaGAAAAGGTAATGAATTGTCAACTGGCTCAGCTGGAATTTCTTCtactggttgagtgctagtgtattctaaggttccttcattggttgactcttgaatcacTTCAAGGTCAATTGTGCTCccactttcctctttgcatatgagttatctCTCATGAAAGACTCATCTTCGTACTACAAAGACCActttttcactaggtctgtaaaacaattatccaaaatacttttgtgggtagccaatgaaaatacacttctcatTTCTGGCTTCTaacttgtcatgagtctctcgtctaacaaaagtttcacaaccccaaactttgatatgtGCTAACCAAGGAACTTTCCTTGtttacatctcgtgaggtgttttggcaacctttttagtagagacaagattgaggatatgggcggctatctctaaggcatacccccagaaggaAATGGGAAGAGTGGCtcaaatcatcatggaacgaaccatgtccaacaaggtccgatttcgcctctcagccacaccattaagttgtggtgtcttaGGAGGATTGTGAAACTATTACACATTCTTTGAGGTAGTTgtggaacttgatactaagatactctcctcgtCTATCTgattggagcatctttatcttcctgcctaattgattctcgacttcatgtttaaaccctttgaacttttcaaaggttgttgatttatgtttgattaagtaaatataaccatatctattataatcatccgtaaatgtTATATAAAATCGATTGGCATCTcatgtggtggatctgaagggtccacatacatctgtgtgtatgaggtccaacaaaccttcacctctttcacaagatccagtGACATGTGATTTTTTCACCgtgcccaaaagacaagattcataTTCATCATTTGgtcttaggtcaaatgattccaagactctatccttttggagttgggcgatgcgtttcttgttaatgtgcccaagatgacaatgctaaaagcatgccttgtctaaaccattagatgaaTCAATGTGAAATACTATATTTCCTAatctatcaacacaagtcatagtttcatacacaccattacaaggttacagcttcaaatataaaaacaccatttttataaactaaaacTAAACCATTAAAATCATTAAATGAGTAAcgaaaaccttgtctaaataatGTATGAAACGAAATAATTTTTTGCGTCATTTATGACGAATAGCAACGATCTATCAAATCTAAACTAACTTCAGTGCTAAAAACAAGAAGATAAGTCACAATATTGGTAACTAGAGAAGATCGCCTATTTCCCAAGATCAGATTCATCCCCCCATGTTCCACCTCTTCACTTTCTTTTaaccctgcaattcagaacaaatgtgaaaaccatattctgtatcaaggacccaagaacgagtagattgtgagttattagtttgaatagtgtatatacctggtGACTATGGATTCACCTTTCCATCTTTGATGTCTTTTAAGTACCCGGGCAATTCCTCTTCCAGTGGCTCTTATTACACTTCTCATCTTTTCAGATGCTTCCATAAATCTATGAAGTACCGACTCGAAATCCATCTTCTTTTCGGGTGGCGGTTGCTCTTTTTTTATAAAACCTCTACCGATTTGTCTATACTTCTCATATTTTTGTTTCTTGTACTCTTCATAGGGAAACCAATCCTTCTTGGGCTTCATCTAATCTTCATCATACTTGTCACCACTTGAGTAGAACACTTGTGATTTCTTGTTCCCATTTTCATCCAAATCATAAACCTTTGTCACATGTGGACTACTACAATTATCACACCCAACTCTAATGGCATGGATAGATTGATCTAATTTTGTCATTCACCTATCCATCGAATCTAGTTTACCTATGATTGCAACCAAGTTCTCGTTCCCTCAATCTCCTTTTCCTCTTGTAACATCGTCTTGTGGATTGTGGTACTCACATGAGTACTTTGCAAActctttaattaattcttttatagTTGTCATCTCCTTCTTCATCATTGGCCCTTGTGAGTCAAGAAGTTTTCTAGTAGTTACATccactccatcatagaaaatggaaaCTTCTTGTTGAACATTaagatcatgttgagggcaaCTTCTAAGCAAGCCCTTATATCTTTCCCAAACTTCGAAGGTGGAAGCCAAGGAAAATTGGACGTTCAATAGGAAGGATTCACTCTGTTTCACCTAAACTTGGTGAAATATACTTCCTAAGAATTCTTTTAAATAAAGTGAAAGGtccaaaatcatttgaagaaattcGTACGGTAAATGGTGAAGAATTTCCTACTTTTCGAGATGCATGTTATGCTTTGGGCCTCTTAGACGACGACAAAGAATATGTCGAAGCAATTAAGGAAGCAAGTCATTCAGGAACTGGTTTTTATCTGCGTTTCTTATTTGCTACGATGTTAATGTCTGACAGTTTGCGTAGACCAGAGTTTGTTTGGGAAAATACATGGCAACAATTGTCAGGTGGTATTCTTTACAACCAACAACGTATATTAAAGTCTCCAGgtattataattttttaacaTTATTTGTAAAAATGAATATTATATATTTTCAATATGCAGCGtgcaaatttttttataaaaattaatgtttttaatattatattgttTTTTTACATATTCATAATTTTTACAGGTTTAACACTCAATGAGGATCAACTTAAAAACCTGACTTTGTTTGAGATCGAACAGATTTTACTTCGTAACAACACCAGTCTTAAAaattagacaaaacttcaaaaatggtccctatggtttttgaaaatatcaagtttagtccctaagttcaaaaaacctcacagatggtccatgtggtttcaaaacttttaacatttagtTCTTCCGTCTACCACCGTCAGTTTTCTACCGTTAAGTGAGGGGCATTTTCATCATTTCAATacccagggaccatttatgaggttttctattttttttttttgaaaaaaaaaagaaaaaaaatgaaatttaaaagggtctctctctctcactctctctctctctctctctctctctctctctcccctttAATCCCTCGATTCTTCAAAACCCAgatcccttttccttttccttcttaATTCTTCTTTTTCGACCATCTTTCGGACTCTCTCTTCCTCTTGGTCTTCAACAAGATCGGTGATGCCAAGGCTTTAGGTCGTTGTTGCGTTGTTTCCAAGCGATTTCATACCCTTATTCCTCATGTCGAAAACGTTGTTGTTCGTGTCGACTGTGTTTATCTCCGACGATGATTCCACCTCCGCCTCCGGTGCCTCTGATAAATCTCGTGGACCCTTTTCCAGTCTTGTTCGTCTCATCTTTGGTGGAATCGTTAAGCCCATCCAAGCTCTTGGAAACCTTTTGGGTCCCAAGAGATCTTCATCCTCCTTATATGTCGGTAACAACGTTGATGCTGATGATGATCTTGAACATGGAGGTGGAGTTACGCACCATTCTCCCACTCAAGTTCTCAAAAACTTCGTCGAAAACGTTGATGCTAATGATGATCTTGTGGTTTTACAGTGGTGCTTCGTGTTGTAGATTAAGGATTCGGATTCTGATTTCACGATGATCAGTGTAATGAATTCCATGAACACTTCCATTAATGAATTCGACAAATGCTTGGATTCTCAGTTATGGCACGCATGTGCTGGTGGTATGGTACAATTGCTGCCATTAAACTCCAAGGTATTCTACTTCCCTCAAGGCCACGCCGAACATGCTGCATCAGGAAACGTGAATTTTGGGGATTACTCTCGAGTCCCACCTTACATTAGTTTGGGGATACGAGAACTGGATGCTCAAAAGCTTGATAATTGCTTCGACCTACAGTGTCAACAAGATGATCAACAAAGCAAAGCAACTATCTGATGTTTCAAGAGATAGGGTAGGGTTTTTATTAATCTGGTAGCTCTGCTCCACCATTATTGTCTggatttcttgattttttttggaGGAGATGACGGATTACACGAAACATTTGTTGTATTTTCTAGAATGTTGTCCATTGATATGATATAAATTAGGGCAGATTAACAAAATTCGGTTTTTTAATAAGGTTAGTGGGTAAAGCTTTTGATTTCTTCCATGGATTGTAGTTCTGGAAATGCACACACATTTGCTTTCAATGGAAACTGGTAAGAGGAAGAggacggagagagagagagagagaggaccccttgcatattaaattttatttatttatttatttaaaaaaagtaactgaaaacctcataaatggccCCTGTGTAGTGAAATACCAAAAATGCCCCTGACTTAACGGCTAAGTGGTAACGGAGTTAGCcagaaggaccaaatgttaaaagttttgaaaccacagggaccatctgtgaggttttttgaacttagggactaaactagatattttcgaaaaccacagggaccatttttgaagttttgtctaaaaattataacaaaatgccTTACCTTGATACTGATATGGTTTCTTCTTCAACAAATCGCCTTATCACGGAGGAGCTAGACTATGACATACCCATCTTAAAGAAAGAGTTTGATCGAATGTTTCATGCATTAACAAACGAGCAGCGAAATATTTTTATTGATATCATGACTACAGCCAATGATAAGAAAGGAGGTGTTTTTTTTGTGCATGGATATGGTGGAACAGGCAAAACCTTTCTTTGGAAGACGATATCTGCAACAATTAGATGTAAAGGTGATATAGTTTTACATGTTGCTTCAAGTGGTATTGCATCGTTATTATTGCCTGGAGGTAGGACAACACATCTCGGTTTATAATTCCATTGAATCTTACAGAGGATTCTGTTTGTAAGATATCGCCTGATAGTGAACTCGACAGATTAGTAAGAAAAACCTCATTGATTATCTGGGATGAAGCACCTATGGTCCACAAGCATGAATTTGAAGCTTTAGATCGAGCTCTGAAAGGTGTATGTAAGTTTGACAAGTCTAGCAACTCAAAAATTCCATTTGGAGGGAAAGTGATTGATTTTGGAGGAGACTTCAGACAGATTCTACCTGTTGTTCAAGGAGGCAGTAGACAAAATATTGTTAATGCTTCTTTAAGTTCTTCATATATATGGCAACAATGCAAAGTCCATAGATTAACAATATACATGAGACTAACCGTTGGAAGGGAACCATCTGATATTCAAAAAATACAAAGTTTTGCAAACTGGCTTTTGGATATAGGAGAAggaaaagttggtggttcaaaCGATGGTGAAGCGATTATTGATGTTCCGGATGATATTCTCGTTAATGATCCACATGATCCTATAGGTTCATTAATTGAGTTTGTATATccttcaatcttggaaaaattcaACGTTATGAGTTATTTTCAAGAAAGAGCTATACTAGCTCCGAAAAATGAAGTTGTCCAACAAATCAATGATCGTTTGTTAGCACTGTTTCCCGGAGACGAAGTTGAATATTTAAGTTCAGATAGTCTTTGCCAATCAGAGTTCGTTCATGATCATTTTGATCCCAATTTATACTCCCCAATCAGAGTTCAGATAGTCTTTGCCAATCAGAGtttgttcttgagcttttgtgcaAATAGATCTATCAATTATAgggtttttggggcataaatAAGGTCCATCTCTAGTTTGGAGttagatctgaggatgctacctcagatctaggctgtGGATGATCCAAGACGCCATAAAGTCTATGcccaagagttgttggtgaagttcttttgtcccaaaccctagccctagagtgttttatgcttagatctctttggattcacgtaaagtttgctactttacATGATGGGTGGgttgtagaagagtagatctatggattggagcccccgcatggcttaaaaagccactgtatggattaagaactagaggtactcgacgagttacatgggtgtactcaacgagttgcatgaagacaggtaggaactcggcgagttggaagaacaactcgatgagtgtgttgaagattgccttggacttggtgagtctgttcttggactcgacgagtctggtcgtgaagtcctaacctttttggttgagctgtgaatcggtgggtcgagggacgactcggtgagttgagcaggaagtggctcagagtttgttggactcaacgagtcttggggcgactcgacgagttgagtcgtcgATTAGGAGTTTCTAagtataaggactcgacgagtcagcggtttgactcggtgagtagagtcagtcaggaggtttgactttgactaaggactttgactttgaccaagagttgaccggttgacttccaggggtattttggtcattattggtatttattgagttcagttatttggtattgatcagtagtggtgttcgtgtcggaggttggagcagcgtgttCTTATCCTTTCAGTCAGcaattacgaggtgagttatcctcactatatcgacaaggtct includes these proteins:
- the LOC111902256 gene encoding uncharacterized protein LOC111902256; the encoded protein is MPYLDTDMVSSSTNRLITEELDYDIPILKKEFDRMFHALTNEQRNIFIDIMTTANDKKGGVFFVHGYGGTGKTFLWKTISATIRCKGDIVLHVASSGIASLLLPGEDSVCKISPDSELDRLVRKTSLIIWDEAPMVHKHEFEALDRALKGVCKFDKSSNSKIPFGGKVIDFGGDFRQILPVVQGGSRQNIVNASLSSSYIWQQCKVHRLTIYMRLTVGREPSDIQKIQSFANWLLDIGEGKVGGSNDGEAIIDVPDDILVNDPHDPIGSLIEFVYPSILEKFNVMSYFQERAILAPKNEVVQQINDRLLALFPGDEVEYLSSDSLCQSEFVHDHFDPNLYSPIRVQIVFANQSRILEHYNFDERYAALTETAAAAATSVVSAHAEELVEVFIDTIQPKSI